The following are encoded together in the Microtus pennsylvanicus isolate mMicPen1 chromosome 8, mMicPen1.hap1, whole genome shotgun sequence genome:
- the Fam110c gene encoding protein FAM110C, whose protein sequence is MRALSAVDALARMRPPLRDPRAAEDTHTALPARKSAVERLAADRAKYVRSTPGSSQASVSEGRVPEAAGVQHRNPVPSAVPPAPVARRVIPRKPLRPDSLVIYRQKCEFVRGPGTDGSRVGTVKKFSQGSPKDKIPVAPETTVVSGEGKTKESEATWTKSDQAVATSPASPLSPPTPVVATESPGVPLKVASEVPVAPSAGELRVSRRRGLQRSQSDLSSRYSIARAEPDNFFLYCGLEPEVVEALGRENFSAGSDCVTFKVRSVSMATSDSSFSRHSEDGLQEEELMEQMPSTTSVVERNARIIKWLFTCKKAKETPSQRLQGPA, encoded by the coding sequence ATGCGAGCCCTGTCGGCCGTGGACGCACTTGCCAGAATGCGACCCCCTCTCCGGGACCCCAGGGCGGCGGAGGACACTCACACGGCATTGCCAGCGCGCAAGAGCGCGGTGGAGAGACTGGCGGCCGACCGCGCCAAGTACGTTCGGAGCACGCCGGGATCCAGCCAGGCTTCTGTCTCCGAGGGCAGGGTCCCTGAGGCCGCAGGGGTGCAGCACCGCAACCCAGTTCCTTCGGCTGTTCCTCCAGCTCCCGTAGCCCGCAGGGTTATCCCTCGGAAGCCGCTGAGACCTGATTCGTTGGTCATCTACCGACAGAAATGCGAATTCGTCCGAGGGCCAGGAACAGACGGTTCCAGAGTTGGGACGGTGAAGAAGTTTTCCCAGGGGTCTCCCAAGGACAAAATACCAGTGGCCCCTGAGACGACCGTGGTGTCAGGTGAGGGCAAGACGAAGGAATCAGAGGCCACTTGGACCAAGTCCGATCAGGCGGTAGCCACTAGTCCAGCCTCTCCGTTATCACCTCCCACCCCTGTAGTGGCCACGGAGTCCCCAGGTGTGCCTTTGAAGGTGGCTTCCGAGGTTCCAGTTGCACCCTCCGCAGGGGAGCTACGGGTGTCGCGTCGCAGAGGATTGCAGCGCTCTCAGTCAGATCTCAGCTCCCGCTACTCGATAGCCAGGGCCGAACCCGACAACTTCTTCCTTTATTGCGGCCTGGAACCTGAAGTGGTGGAGGCTCTTGGGAGAGAGAACTTCTCTGCTGGGTCCGACTGTGTTACATTCAAAGTGCGGAGCGTGAGCATGGCTACTTCTGATAGTAGCTTCTCCAGGCACAGCGAGGACGGGCTGCAAGAAGAGGAGCTCATGGAGCAGATGCCCAGCACCACCTCTGTAGTAGAAAGGAACGCCCGTATCATAAAGTGGCTGTTTACCTGCAAGAAGGCCAAAGAAACCCCCAGCCAGAGGTTGCAGGGACCTGCCTGA